The DNA segment CTATTCCAGCTCGATAATACATATTATTATTAAGATGGTTTTATTCATTTAGTGTTAGTTCATAAATTGTAAATCAGAATTATAGGACTAACTATAGCTTATACAAAATTCTAAGGTATAATTTATGAATAGAAAATGGCAAAAAAATTAAATTTAAATTTAGTGGCTAAAGACTTAGCGTATTTCTTAAGCAAAATTATCAAGTTAGAATATGCTGCTTTTATTAAACTATATTAGCGACTAGGTGAATTATTTGGTGCTCTAGAAGTAATAACTGCTTGCTGATGAGTTGATCTAGCTGCTACTCTTTGAAACTCTGTGCTTTTTGGATCTGAAATATTTGGATATGGGCTAAAACTTAAGCCAGCTCCCCCTCCTATAATTTCATTAATATTATCATCTATGCACAAAAATTCACTTATAGACCTTTCTATAGGCTTTAACACCTTTTCATCATAACGAACTAAACCTGTTAGCTTACTATGTAAATTTGCCAGATAACTCTCTCGATTTTCTTCATTTGTTATATTATCTACTGCTAAAAGCTCATTAAGAATTTTATAATGAAACTCAGGATAAAGTGAAGCAAGATATACAAAAGCATCAGTTGTTTCTTTTGCGTAAAACACTAGATCAAAAACATTTTCCTCTAATACTTGTTTTGTCTCTAAATTAGCGCCATTTAATAATAGTAAAAATAACATAGGATAGTTTTTTTGTAATAAGGCAATATTAACCGCATTTAAACCATTACTATTTGTAAAATTAACATCTATGTCTTTACTGCATAATAGGTAACATAATTCGAAGCTACCAATGTGAGTTGCTTGCATTAGTGGTGTAATACTTATTTCTCCCGTTTCTACTTCTCGCTTACTATAGTCAATATTTATGCCTGATTTTATTAATGATTTTGACAGCTGAATATTTTTCTTAACAATAGCATGCTTTAATATAGTCTCCCCATTTTCTTCAATATTAATATCTTCTAAAGCTAAGCCCTCCTCTAGCAATATATCGTTATCACTTTTAACTGCTTGGTGTAAAATACTTCTCATGATTTAATTATTATGCATAAAAATATCTTCTAACTCAAACTGCACTTTCTCTTTATTCTGCCAAGAATTAATTTTTATACTACCTAAAAAGGAAAATGTAGCGCGTTGATTTTTAGTGATTATTTCATAAAAGGGGCTGTCTACAGCTTGCCACAAAATTGCTTCTATCGTTTTATCATAAAAACCAGATGCATGATCTGCTATAATTAATTTAAGATGTTTGTCAGCTAACATTCTTAAATGCACTATTTTACAATTTGATAAAAGAAATTTAGGTTTATAATTATCTGTACCAAAAGGGGCAAGCAATTCTAATTCTTTACATAAATCAACGGTTAAAGCTGAGACAGCGAAATCATAATCATAATTTACTGTTTGTTCTAAATGGGCTTTCGCTGTTTCTGCCTTTAAGCTTTTCTCTAAATAATCACTAAAGTTAGTTAATTTGCTTTCTGCCACTGTAAAACCTGCGGCCATTTTATGGCCACCCCCATTTAATAATAAGCCCTCAGCCCTTGCTTTAGTTATAGCGCTACCAAAATCTACCCCCTTGATAGAACGGCATGATGCTTTACCTATACCATCAGTAAGTGAAATTACTGCTGTAGGTAAATTATATTTTTCTTTAATACGCGATGCAACTATGCCAATCACCCCTGGATGCCAGTTGCTTGCTTGCTTGCCAGCTACTGCTTGATTATATGAAATGATCACAGATTTTTGATGTAATTGCTTAGTTTCCACCTGTTGAATAGCCTCTTCTTGGACAATATGCTCTATTGCTTTACGCTCCTTATTATATTGCTCTAACTCTAAAGCTATTTTATAAGCTTCTGCTTCATCATCTGTAGATAATAATTTTGCTCCTAAACTTGCCTTACCTACTCTACCCCCAGCATTAATTCTGGGCCCTAAAATATAACCTAGATGATAAGTGTCTATTTCTTGAAAGTTTATGCCAGCAACCGCAGCTAATGCTTTCAGCCCAATATTTTTACCCTTACTCATCTGTTTTAAGCCAGTTGCAACAAAAGCTCTATTCAAATCAACTAAAGGCACTACATCACAAACTGTGCCAAGTGCAACTAAATCTAAAAACTCTAGCAAATTTGGCTCTGAATTAACCTCAAAATACTTATCTTCTCTGAGTGCTGATTGCAGAGCTACTATAACTAAAAAGCCAACTCCAGCAGCACATAAATAGCCGTAATCACTATTATCATCTTCTTGATTGGGATTTACAATAGCCAAGGCTTCTGGTTTTTCCCCAAGACTTATATGATGATCTAAAACTAAAATATCTAAGCCCATCTCTTTGGCAGCTAAAATAGGTTCAAATGCTGTAGCACCGCAATCTACTGTAATGACTAATTCGTAACCCTCTTCTTTTAGCTTACTAAAAGCATTGGTATTAGGACCGTAACCTTCTTCTATTCTATCTGGTATATAAATACCTACTTCTATGTTAAGTTTGCTAAAATAATTTTTAAGTAAAGCAGATGAAGTGGCACCATCAACATCATAATCACCAAATATAGCTATTCTTCTTTTTTTATTTATAGCATCTTTTATTATTCTAATAACATCATCCATATATTTCATATTATACGGATCTTGCATATTATGCTTTAAGGTAGGCTGTAGAAAATTCAAAACCTTCTTGCTTGAATCAAAACGCATAGCAAGTAATTCAGCAATAAAATCTGAAATATTATGTCTTTGTTGTAACTCGCTTTTAAGTTTTTCATTATATGTTCTTTTGTGCCATAAATAACCTTTTAATGATTTATTATGACTTAACTTCTCTTTTGAGCGCAAATCTTTAATTCCTATTTATCATATATAATAACCATAAAAAATTTAAGAATATAATGAATTTATTAAAAATTATATTTCTTATGCATAAATTTTAATGATTCCTTAAAGCTATAATAATTGCTTATCCAAATTGATGATGCTAAATTCTTGGTTCAAATAATCTACTACTATAATATGCTTAAAAAATATTTTTCACATATTTGGTTACCATATACCCAAATGAAAATGGCAAAATTACCTTTTTTAGTCAAAAAAACTAAAGCCTGCAATTTTATTCTAGATAATGGGGACAAATATATAGATGGCATATCTTCATGGTGGAGCGTTGCGCATGGCTATAATCACCCTCATATTGAAAAAACAATTAAAAAACAATTAAAGAAATTACCCCATATTATGTTTGCGGGTCTTGCAAATGAACCCGCCTATAAATTAGCTGCACGCCTTGTGAAGTTTGTAAAAAATGATAAGGATAAAAAAGGTCAGATTTTAAATCGCGTATTTTATTCTGACTCGGGCTCAACTGCTGTAGAGGTGGCTTTAAAGATAGTTTTGCAATATTTTTTAAATAAAGGACAAGAAAATAAAACTAAAATAATCGCCTTTCATAATTCTTATCATGGCGATACTTTGGGTGGCATGAGTCTTTCTGACACTAAAAATGGTATGCATGCTAAATTTAGTAAATTACTACCAAAACAACTAATAACTAAAATTCCTGAGAGTAAATCTGACCTAGATAAATTTGCTAATTTTATCGCAAAAAACAAAGATAAAAGCGCAGCTTTAATTATTGAACCCCTAATTCAATGTGCTGGAGGGATGAAATTTCATCAAGCAGAAATTTTAGCAGAAATAGTAAAAATATGCAAAAAAAATGACATTCTAACTATCTTTGATGAATGTGCTGTGGGCTTTTATCGCACAGGAGAAAAATTTGCTTTTCATCACACTAATATTACACCTGATATTTTATTAATTGGTAAAGCATTAACTGGTGGTTTTCTAACTTTAGCCGCAACAATGACTTCAGAAAAAATCTATAAAGCATTTTTAGCTAACTCCTTAGATAAAGCTCTTATGCATGGACCTACTTTTATGGGTAACGCTTTAGCATGTAGTGCCGCTAATGCTTCCTTAGATTTATTTGAACGCTATGATTATGCAACAAAAACTGCTAATATTGCAGATATTTTTGCAGCTGAGCTGACCGGCTTAGAAACATCTGAGAATATTAAGGAGATTAGAATAAAAGGTGCGGTAGCTGTTATTGAATTTAAGCAAATTAGTTGGTCCGAAATTTTAATTATGCGTGAAAAATTAATTACTGAAAAAATTTGGTTGCGTCCTTTTGCTAATGTTCTGTATTTTATGCCACCCTTAACTATAAAGCCAAAAGAACTAAAAAAGTTAATTCAAGCAGCTAAAAAAGTTTTATGATCTCGTATGTAGCTCTTTAGTAAAAATTAAATGATCTGCTTTAATTTTAATTAAGCAGTGATTGAAGCTGGTAGATTTCACTATTTTATCTTGCTTTATTTTTTCATATAACATTTCTAATTTAGCAAAGCGTGGTTTATATTGTGTTTGACCTATTTCCATTAAAATTTTAACCAAAATTCTAAGCGCGATTTCGGCATGTAAATTTTTAAATTTAACTAGATTTAACTTTAAGTCTCCTGCTATATTTTCTACTATGTTACCGTATTCTTTTGCTGTGGTAATTTGCAAGAAATCTCTGGCTCTAGCAAAATGTTGGCCACTTTTAATAATACGCCTCTCTATTACCTCTTTATCTTCTATTTGAGCTAAAATATGTCGCAAATCATTACGCAAATATTTTCTATCTTGATTTGTTTGATCTTCAAACCACTCCAGCTTTTGAGCTTTAGCATATGTATTTAATTCAGCTTTTTTAACTGTGAGAAAGGGTCTAAAGATTAAAAGCTCTTTAGTTATTTGAGTTAAATGAGCCATCGCAGCTAAACCATCAATTCCGCTGCCTCTACTTAATCTAATAAAAAAATTCTCTATTTGATCATCCAAGTGGTGAGCTGTAAAAATTACTTTTACTTGGTTTTCTAACGCATAATTGCTTAACAATTCATATCTAGCTTCTCTGGCTTTAGCTTCTAAGTTAGAGGTAATGTTTTCTTGATGCTCCCATTTAATTATTTTATGTTTTATATTTAAACTTTGCATTATATGTTGCACTGACAAAGCTTCCTGCTTAGCCTCCTCTCTTAAACCATGATCTATGGTTACCGTTAAAAGCTCAGCATTATGTTCTTTAGCCCAGTTATTAGCTAGAATAGCTAATACCATACTATCTACCCCGCCTGATAGAGCTACTATAAATTTAGTTAATTTGAGCTCAAAATTCTGCTCTAATATATGCGCAAATTTTTGGACTAAAATATCATTATTCATATTTTATAAATTGCTTCTAATTTATTTTACAAGCTAAAGTAACTAGCTCATCCTTTGCTTTATTCCTAAGTGATTCAGAAACTACCAAATTCGGATCTAAGAGAATTTCAAAACCTGTGCATGCCTCCTCCATTTTTTTTGCAATACTTAAGACTATGGATAATTTGAATAAAGAATCATTTCTTCGTGGGTTATTTGCGTAATCACGATAAGATATTAAGTAATTTTTTGAAGCATTATTATAATCTTCTGCTTTATAGGCTATTTCACCTAACCAAAAATAAGCTTCACCTAATTTTAAATCTTCTGGGTATTTTTCAATAAATAGCTCAAATGATCTTTTTGCTATATCGTAATTTCCTTGTTGCAGCATCTCAAAACCATATTTAAACTCTGACATATTCTCATTTAAATGCGCATCTACCACTTCTTGATCCTCTTTTGGGCTAATAGATTCTAATTTATTTGATAAAGTAATTTGTTTCTTGTCGAGCATAATTATTTGAGCCCTCAATTCAGTTACTTCTATCCTTAACTCATTTATTAAAGTTTCTAATTTTTGTATTTGATATGATGTTGCCACATTGGTGTTAATTGGTTCAACATCTGTAATCACAGCTTTTTCTGCTGCTACATTTTGACTAAAGAGCAGGATAATAACAAAATATTTCAACATTAACTAAAATCTAACCTATAATAACATTGTTAATTTATAATAAATTGAGCTCTTCTATTTTTAGCATGAGCTCTTTCGCTAGAACCTAACGACTTAGGTCTCTCCTCACCAAAACTGACAGTGCTTAATCTTTGTTTGTTTATACCAGAATTGATCAAAAAGTTTTTTACAGTGTAAGCTCTTCTTTCTCCTAAAGCTAAGTTATACTCTTTGGTGCCTCGTTCGTCACAATGCCCTTGAATTAACAATTTTTTAGCTGGGTTTTGCTTTAGCCAGGTTGCATTTTCAGCTAATTTTTTTTCTGCTCTATCATTTATCAATATGCTGTCATAAGAAAAATAAATTACATCTTCAAATATTACCTTTCTTGCTAATTTTTCTGTACTTTCTTTTACCATAATTATTGGTTTTTTAACCGGCTCTGCTGGTTCAATATTTTCTTTAGTTGCGCATGAAGCTAATAATAATATTAGTAGATATTTTTTCATTTTAAATTCTTCTCATTCTGTTCTTAGATCTTTACCTCATAGCTGCATTTTATTCAAGAGTAAAATCAACTATTTTACTTATTATTAGCTCGTAAAAATTTTGTTTCTTACTAAATAAATAATTTTCTATCTAAAACTTGCTATGAATAAGGATTAAGTTATTTTACTCAATAAAACTATATTCACATGAGCTATAATTCACTGAGAGATTTTCTAAAGATTCTAGAAAAAAACAATCATTTAATTCGCATTAAGGAACCTGTGGATACTGAATTAGAACTGACTGAAATATCACGCAGGGTTTTAGCAAAACGAGGCCCAGCCCTATTATTTGAGAATGTTATACATAAAGGTAAAAAAAGCCCCATACCAGTCTTAACTAACTTATTTAGTAACATTGAGCGCATAGCTTATGGCATGAATAGCAGTCCAGATAAATTAAAAGACATTGGCGAAACTTTAGCATTTTTAAGACAGCCAGAGCCACCAGCTAGTTTTAAAGAAGCCTTTACTATGTTGCCCCTTGCAAAGAAATTACTGCAAATGAAACCAAAAAATACCAACAAAGCACCATGCCAGGAAGTAGTGATAAAAGGTGATGACATAGATTTAAACCAATTACCAATTCAAACATGTTGGCCAAATGAACCTGCCCCTCTAATTACTTGGCCTTTAATAGTGACTAAAGGGCCAGATAAAGATAGTAAATTAGATGATTTCAATCTTGGCATATATAGAATGCAACAAGTAGGTAAAAACAAATGTATTATGCGCTGGCTAAAGCATAGAGGGGGAGCCGCTCAACATAAAAGATGGCAAGAATCAAAGCAAAAAACTCAATTCCCAGCAGCCGCTGTACTTGGTTGCGATCCTAGTATTATTTTGGCAGCAGTTGCACCTATTCCTGATAATTTATCTGAATATAAATTTGCCGGTCTCTTAAAAAATAAAGCTATTGAATTAGTAAAATGTAAAACTATAGATCTAAAAGTACCTGCACATGCTGAAATTATTATAGAGGGCTATGTAAGTTTAGACGAATATTTAGATGAGGGACCATATGGTGATCATACTGGTTATTATAATTCAGTAGAAAAATTTCCTGTATTTAACATAAGTGCCATAACTATGCGTAAAAACCCTATTTATTTAAGCACATATACAGGTAAACCTCCTGATGAACCTAGCATTTTAGGTGAGGCCTTTAATGAAATTTTTAACCCTTTATTAAAACAACAATTTCCTGAAATCATTGATTTTTGGCTACCACCAGAAGGTTGCTCTTACCGAATTGCAGTTGTGTCTATTAAAAAATCTTATGCAGGTCAGGCAAAAAGAGTAATGATGGGTGTGTGGAGCTTTTTAAGGCAATTTTTATATACAAAATTTATTATTATTGTTGATGCTAATGTTAATATAAGAGACTGGAAAGAAGTAATGTGGGCAATATCTACCAAAATGGATTTTGCTCGTGATACTACTATTATTGATAACACTCCTATCGATTACTTAGATTTTGCCTCCCCTAAATCAGGTTTAGGCTCTAAAATGGGCTTTGATGCTACTGATAAGATTGGCGCAGAAACAGATAGAGAATGGGGTGAAGAAATAAATATGAATGAAGACATCATAAATAAAGTTACACAAAATTGGTCTAAATATGGTTTAGATTAAAGCATATATTTTACCAACATAATTTAGTAAAAATATGCAACAAAAAGCCCTAAAGCAAAGTATTTTAGCTTAAGAGCTTTTGAATAACTTTAAAATTACCTCCCATGTCCTTGCTGCATTTGCTGTTCGTCAGCTAGCCTTGCTAAAAACCCAGCTTGCATAGGAGGGGCTACTTCAGTCAAGCTACCTCGTGTAGAATCTCCTGCAGCAACTCTTCGTCTTACTCCTCTTTCTGGAGGAGTGTGACCCATAGTAGAGCGATGTGACGTACTTCTACCTCCACTTCTTTCAGGGCTTGATGCAGCCTCTCTCTCATCTTCCGCTCCCCGTTGATCAGCTTCGGCAAATGATCCAAAACCTGTGCTAATTGATATAGCTTCTCTATCTATATATTTCTTTAACCTATCAATCATTGACCTACCATTTCCTTGATATCTAACTTGATCTTGTTGTGCCTCTGTTAAGGCAGCCTCTAACTTTACTCCTACAAAAATATTATCACATAGTAATTGTAACTCTTGCTTTTCAGTAGCATCAGCGAGGGTGTGACAAGATGCCAATCCTGCTAATATTGAACGTTTCCCAGCACGCTGATTCATTTCATCAAACCCTTTAATTGCTTCTATCGCTGTCTCAAACTCTGTATTTTCTACAACCTGTTTTAATCTTAATTCCATTCTTAAAGCTATATTTCTAACATGTGGTAGCTCTGTATTGGTTACAATACCGTTTGTAATATCATTATCTCTCCAAGACTTAATACACTCTTTATAATCAGTTATATTATCTGAAAGATCTGATACTTGATTGCTTAATACTAAAGAGCTTATATCCCTCGACACTATTACTCCGCAACTATGTCCATCTTTTTGCCTTGCGCTTGTCTCTAATCCATTTTGATAAGAAAAATTACCCCCTGGCACAAAAGAAAAACAGTTGTTTAATGTAATATTAATTGACTCTATTAAATCATGACGCTCTGCTGCAACCTGATCTCCTCGATATAAAGGATCATGTATGGTAAAACTTTTAGTTTGTAAATTTACTTCTAAACTTACCCAATGTTGATTATCAATATTAAATGGAATTAGTAATCTATCAGCTAAACTAGCTAAATTAGCCTGAACATAACCTGCCAAAATAAGAGGGAATGAGCTTGCTTGATTAGCTCCCATATTGTCAGCTGGAGCTAATATTACATGAGAGATGTCACTACCATCTATTGTAAAGTTATTACCTAGTACGCTATGATGTTCAACTAACCAACGCGTCAAATATTCCTGAATATTTTGATCTTCATACCAAAATCTATATTTATCATCTGCTCTATCCATAAATGCAACATTTCCAGCTCCCGCTCTCATTAACACTATTGGTTGAGAGCTAGCCAGTAAGTAAGAATATTTTCTAGACAACTCTTGTTGCCATGGTATTCCTCTATTTATTGTATGTAATTTATCTTCTATCACTCTCTCTTTATTGCCGAACACACTTCGTAATACCATAGATGAATTACCTGCATCTACAGTGCTAAAATTTCTAGAACATCTGAAGGGTATTTTTCTTCGATATACAAAACTTCTTATTTTATATCCTACATCTTTATCACTTATTGCTTGATCAAATTCTATATCTAGCGCATTTTTAATAGTCACTCTAACTCGATTTTCTAATGCAGCGTTATACCCACGACTAAATTGTGCAACTTTAATGCTCTTCTCAGCTCTAAATGGAAGCTCTAAATATTGTTTTTTGGCTTTATTATGCTCAATTATAGCTTCATCTACTGCTATTCCTTTTTCTAACAGAGTATCATATGCTGCTCTTTTTGCTTCCGCCACAGCTTTGCTTTTTTCAATCACCAATAGTCTAGCGTCGCTAAACTGTTGTGTCATCTCTGAAATAGAGCTAGTTGTTTTTGGATCATGTGTAGCTGCTTTATAATGATTATCATATGTAAAAAGCAATCCTACGGTTGTACCAGGAAAATTTTCTACTATATAATTTTTTAGTAAAATTAAAGCTAGCATGTCAAGATCTGAGGGCGAATGATCTCCATGTATATGTATGTTAATTGATCTTGCTGTATTCTGTTGTTGTGCGTCTTTATAATGATCTTTTATCTTATCTAGATTATTACTAGCTAATATCGCAAAAATATGCTCACTATGATGGTGAGTCAAACCATAATTTATTCCTGCTTCCTGTATATATGCAGCTGGTAAAATGTTGTGAACCCCTCTCTTTATAAATCTATTTGTGTAGCTTCGTTGCATACCTGCTTTAGTAGTATAGTTTTCTGGAGCAGTGTCCATATAATTATCTAGCTTATGAGCATCTATCAAATGACCTTGATCTCTCTGTCCTGGGTTTGGTTTTATTTGCATTGCATGAGTAGAAGATTTGCCATTAATCCCTGTTACTATTAACATAGGTAACATAAAATTACTACCATGAATTCTATCATCAACCCTTATTGCTGATCGCATAGATTCCCTCAATACAGAATTTATAGCAGTAGCAAATGGGATTTCCCTATGTAAATCTCTACAATTAGCTATTTGTACTTCATGTTCTATTACCTGGCTTAGATCATGATTTGGATCTCTGGCACTCTCTCTATTTCTTCTCGTCATCTCTCTTCTCTCTAAAAATTAGATTACGATTATAGCATGTTTTTTAATCACATTCAACAGTATATTTGTTTTTATACACAATTATTGCTTTATTATATTTCAAAATAAATTTAATGGTAAAATTAAAATAGCAGGTTAGGTAATATCAAGTTGGTTTTAATAGCCCTTCTATCATGATCTGAATTAAAAGCACCAACCTGCTGTATTATACCAGGTTATATTTGTAAAATGATTTTACTCAATGAGCTTTAATAAATAAATTTTAAATTAAATCGATAAATGAAATTTGATATTACCCGAATAATAAGTTTATCTTTCTAAGCCAAATTCCTTTTTATTTGATAAATAACGCTCTAAGTTACTAGTTATATGAGGGTATGCGCTTGCTTGTATTTGATGCGCTGTCTCTCCAAGCTCTTTTATATTTACCGCTAATAAGTCTTGCGCATTTTCATAAATAGTATCACTAATATAGGCTGGCAGATTATGATCCCCAGTTAATAGTAATAACGCATATGCTTTAGCTGCTGATTCTAACTGAGAGTGATCGCCCTTATCTTTTGCTTCTATATGTTCTGTGATTTTTTCTTTACAGATGCTCTCTATAGTTGGTCCCCCCAATTCATTTTTTGCATGGTGAAAACATAAAAATATATCAGCAGCATATAAAGCAGCATCCATATTTTTTTGGCATATTTCAAGTAACATTCTATCTAACTTTCTTTGAGTTTCGCTATCAACTTTCTCATTTTGGTAGCCTTGCTCTTGCAATAATGCTCTTTGCTCTACTGCTGCACTTTCTGGATCTTTAGCCCTTAGAATCTCCTCTAATATCTTTTGCTGCAGACATTTTTCTTGCTCTAACTCCTCTGCACTTAATGCTTCCTCCTCTAATTTTCTTTTCATTATAATTACATATTTTTTTATATATTTACCATACTAATATCAAAAATAACTTCAAGAAAAACCTTTGGTTTTGTATAGTATTATTTATTTAAAGCTTTTTATCATGCTATTAATTTGCACTTTTGCAACTCTTAACTTCTAGCTAGGCTATATTCTACATAAATAAATATCTATGCTAAAACTGTTCTGCAAAATAGAAAATTTATTATTTTAAAGTTAAGCAATGCACATAACTTTATTTGCTGCTAGTAATAAAAGGGCAAATAGCAACCAAATAACATGGTAAATAATATTGTTAATTTAAGTGCCACAAAAAGTTTGATAATTCTCATCTATAATTTCTGCTGGCAGCATATATTTTATATTTTTCTGCTGTTCATTATATGGCTTTGCTAAAATCTTATGTAATTTCTCAAAATAACTAAAATCATTATATTTAACAGCCTGCCAGATCACCTCCTCAACTAGATGATTACGCGGTATATAGGCAGGATTTGCTTTTAACATTAAAGGCTGGCGCTGCCTTATTGTGCTAGACTCATATTTTAAACGTGCATCATATGCTAAGTACCATTTTTTATAAGCAGGGTTTTCTGGATATATTTTATGGAAATTTCTTGCTTTCAGGTTATTTTGACCATAGTAACATAACGACCTAAATGATAAATGGAAATCAGCTTGATGTTTTTCTAATAAGTTTAAATAATCTGTAAATAACCCCACATCATCTGCCCTTTCTGTAATTAAACCAAATTTTTTGCGCATCTCGATCAACCAATATTTTTGATATAGTTGAGGGAATTTTTCTAATTCAGTTCTAGCCAGTAAAATAGCTTTATCTAACTTATTATCTAATAATGTAATGATAGCATCTGCAAAACGGGTTAAATTCCAAGCAGCTATATTTGGCTGGTTTGCATATGCATATCTTCCATAATAATCAATAGCACTAAATTTTCTATCTGGTTTATATGTATCCAGAAAGGCGCATGGCCCATAATCGATAGTCTCACCACAAATACTCATATTATCTGTATTCATAACTCCGTGAATAAAACCCTTCATTATCCAACTAACGATTAATTTTGTTTGCGCTGCAATTACTCCGCGTAATAAAGCTAAATATGGGTTATCATCTTGATTACATGTAGCGTAATGACGCTTTATCGTATAATCAGCTAACTTTTTTAATGCATCCTGTTGTTTTTGCGCAGCAAAATATTGAAAAGTACCAACTCTAATATGACTTGAAGCAATTCTGGTAAATATACCTCCAGGTAAAATTTTATCTCTTACCACTTCTTCACCACTTGCAACCATTGCTAATGCTCTTGTAGTTTTAATGCCAAGCGCATACATGGCCTCGCTCATTAAATATTCTCTAATTACAGGTCCAAGCGCACTTCTACCATCACCACGCCGCGAAAAAGGAGTTTGCCCAGAACCTTTCAATTGCAAATCAAAAATCTGACCTTTTTTATTTGCAAGTTCACCAAGTAACACAGCTCTACCATCCCCTAATTTAGGTGTAAAATTACCAAATTGATGACCAGCATACGCTGTTGCAATTGGCTCTGCTCCTTCT comes from the Alphaproteobacteria bacterium genome and includes:
- a CDS encoding UbiD family decarboxylase translates to MSYNSLRDFLKILEKNNHLIRIKEPVDTELELTEISRRVLAKRGPALLFENVIHKGKKSPIPVLTNLFSNIERIAYGMNSSPDKLKDIGETLAFLRQPEPPASFKEAFTMLPLAKKLLQMKPKNTNKAPCQEVVIKGDDIDLNQLPIQTCWPNEPAPLITWPLIVTKGPDKDSKLDDFNLGIYRMQQVGKNKCIMRWLKHRGGAAQHKRWQESKQKTQFPAAAVLGCDPSIILAAVAPIPDNLSEYKFAGLLKNKAIELVKCKTIDLKVPAHAEIIIEGYVSLDEYLDEGPYGDHTGYYNSVEKFPVFNISAITMRKNPIYLSTYTGKPPDEPSILGEAFNEIFNPLLKQQFPEIIDFWLPPEGCSYRIAVVSIKKSYAGQAKRVMMGVWSFLRQFLYTKFIIIVDANVNIRDWKEVMWAISTKMDFARDTTIIDNTPIDYLDFASPKSGLGSKMGFDATDKIGAETDREWGEEINMNEDIINKVTQNWSKYGLD
- a CDS encoding adenosylmethionine--8-amino-7-oxononanoate transaminase, with the translated sequence MLKKYFSHIWLPYTQMKMAKLPFLVKKTKACNFILDNGDKYIDGISSWWSVAHGYNHPHIEKTIKKQLKKLPHIMFAGLANEPAYKLAARLVKFVKNDKDKKGQILNRVFYSDSGSTAVEVALKIVLQYFLNKGQENKTKIIAFHNSYHGDTLGGMSLSDTKNGMHAKFSKLLPKQLITKIPESKSDLDKFANFIAKNKDKSAALIIEPLIQCAGGMKFHQAEILAEIVKICKKNDILTIFDECAVGFYRTGEKFAFHHTNITPDILLIGKALTGGFLTLAATMTSEKIYKAFLANSLDKALMHGPTFMGNALACSAANASLDLFERYDYATKTANIADIFAAELTGLETSENIKEIRIKGAVAVIEFKQISWSEILIMREKLITEKIWLRPFANVLYFMPPLTIKPKELKKLIQAAKKVL
- a CDS encoding tetratricopeptide repeat protein, producing MLKYFVIILLFSQNVAAEKAVITDVEPINTNVATSYQIQKLETLINELRIEVTELRAQIIMLDKKQITLSNKLESISPKEDQEVVDAHLNENMSEFKYGFEMLQQGNYDIAKRSFELFIEKYPEDLKLGEAYFWLGEIAYKAEDYNNASKNYLISYRDYANNPRRNDSLFKLSIVLSIAKKMEEACTGFEILLDPNLVVSESLRNKAKDELVTLACKIN
- the pal gene encoding peptidoglycan-associated lipoprotein Pal, which produces MKKYLLILLLASCATKENIEPAEPVKKPIIMVKESTEKLARKVIFEDVIYFSYDSILINDRAEKKLAENATWLKQNPAKKLLIQGHCDERGTKEYNLALGERRAYTVKNFLINSGINKQRLSTVSFGEERPKSLGSSERAHAKNRRAQFIIN
- the recJ gene encoding single-stranded-DNA-specific exonuclease RecJ; amino-acid sequence: MRSKEKLSHNKSLKGYLWHKRTYNEKLKSELQQRHNISDFIAELLAMRFDSSKKVLNFLQPTLKHNMQDPYNMKYMDDVIRIIKDAINKKRRIAIFGDYDVDGATSSALLKNYFSKLNIEVGIYIPDRIEEGYGPNTNAFSKLKEEGYELVITVDCGATAFEPILAAKEMGLDILVLDHHISLGEKPEALAIVNPNQEDDNSDYGYLCAAGVGFLVIVALQSALREDKYFEVNSEPNLLEFLDLVALGTVCDVVPLVDLNRAFVATGLKQMSKGKNIGLKALAAVAGINFQEIDTYHLGYILGPRINAGGRVGKASLGAKLLSTDDEAEAYKIALELEQYNKERKAIEHIVQEEAIQQVETKQLHQKSVIISYNQAVAGKQASNWHPGVIGIVASRIKEKYNLPTAVISLTDGIGKASCRSIKGVDFGSAITKARAEGLLLNGGGHKMAAGFTVAESKLTNFSDYLEKSLKAETAKAHLEQTVNYDYDFAVSALTVDLCKELELLAPFGTDNYKPKFLLSNCKIVHLRMLADKHLKLIIADHASGFYDKTIEAILWQAVDSPFYEIITKNQRATFSFLGSIKINSWQNKEKVQFELEDIFMHNN
- the tilS gene encoding tRNA lysidine(34) synthetase TilS, with the translated sequence MNNDILVQKFAHILEQNFELKLTKFIVALSGGVDSMVLAILANNWAKEHNAELLTVTIDHGLREEAKQEALSVQHIMQSLNIKHKIIKWEHQENITSNLEAKAREARYELLSNYALENQVKVIFTAHHLDDQIENFFIRLSRGSGIDGLAAMAHLTQITKELLIFRPFLTVKKAELNTYAKAQKLEWFEDQTNQDRKYLRNDLRHILAQIEDKEVIERRIIKSGQHFARARDFLQITTAKEYGNIVENIAGDLKLNLVKFKNLHAEIALRILVKILMEIGQTQYKPRFAKLEMLYEKIKQDKIVKSTSFNHCLIKIKADHLIFTKELHTRS